The following coding sequences are from one Onychostoma macrolepis isolate SWU-2019 chromosome 24, ASM1243209v1, whole genome shotgun sequence window:
- the LOC131533772 gene encoding immunoglobulin lambda-like polypeptide 1 produces MLVSLTLSPSLTLTHALLSAPDFKGRKIKAGNTPAEKLPIYEPNIPEPTSREELLKYWLNISLDEQTANKVLWLTEGGAKVSRMTEEVCPYLDRPERFDHSPQNEALWYTFGGGTKLTITGPAVKPSVSLLPPSSLQISGDSAALLCLLSSYSPQGAQVSWTLDGSEVTEGVQTSAESERDGRYSRSSVLSLSKARWEDADRFVCRVTHDGAAQETSFLKSSEC; encoded by the exons ATGCTCGTGTCCTTgactctctctccatctctcactctcacacatgCTCTCCTCTCAGCACCTGATTTCAAAGGCAG GAAAATCAAAGCAGGAAATACTCCAGCTG AAAAGCTTCCAATTTATGAGCCGAACATCCCAGAGCCGACGTCCCGAGAGGAGCTGCTCAAAT ACTGGCTCAATATTTCATTGGACGAACAAACTGCCAATAAAGTGCTGTGGCTGACAGAGGGCGGGGCTAAAGTGTCCCGCATGACAGAGGAGGTGTGTCCTTACCTGGACAGGCCAGAGAGATTTGACCACAGTCCTcag AATGAAGCACTGTGGTACACTTTTGGTGGAGGAACTAAACTCACGATCA ctGGTCCCGCAGTGAAGCCCTCCGTGTCTCTGCTGCCTCCCTCTTCTCTGCAGATCTCTGGAGACTCAGCCGCACTGCTCTGCCTGCTCAGCTCTTACTCTCCACAGGGGGCGCAGGTGAGCTGGACGCTGGACGGGTCAGAGGTCACCGAGGGGGTTCAGACCAGCGCAGAGAGCGAGCGGGACGGACGCTACAGCCGCAGCAGCGTCCTGAGCCTCAGCAAAGCACGCTGGGAAGACGCAGATCGCTTCGTCTGCAGAGTAACACATGACGGAGCTGCTCAAGAGACCTCGTTCCTCAAGAGCTCCGAGTGCTGA